One Rosa chinensis cultivar Old Blush chromosome 5, RchiOBHm-V2, whole genome shotgun sequence genomic region harbors:
- the LOC112165385 gene encoding elongation factor 2, producing the protein MVKFTAEELRRIMDYKHNIRNMSVIAHVDHGKSTLTDSLVAAAGIIAQETAGDVRMTDTRADEAERGITIKSTGISLYYEMTDESLKSYKGLRDGNEYLINLIDSPGHVDFSSEVTAALRITDGALVVVDCIEGVCVQTETVLRQALGERIRPVLTVNKMDRCFLELQVDGEEAYQNFQRVIENANVIMATYEDPLLGDVQVYPEKGTVAFSAGLHGWAFTLTNFAKMYAEKFKVDETKMMERLWGENFFDPATKKWTSKNTGSATCKRGFVQFCYEPIKQVIATCMNDQKDKLWPMLAKLGITMKGDEKDLMGKPLMKRVMQTWLPASTALLEMMIFHLPSPSTAQKYRVENLYEGPLDDRYATAIRNCDPDGPLMLYVSKMIPASDKGRFFAFGRVFAGRVQTGLKVRIMGPNYVPGEKKDLYVKNVQRTVIWMGKKQETVEDVPCGNTVALVGLDQFITKNATLTNEKESDAHPIRAMKFSVSPVVRVAVQCKVASDLPKLVEGLKRLAKSDPMVVCSIEESGEHIIAGAGELHLEICLKDLQDDFMGGAEIVKSDPVVSFRETVLEKSVRTVMSKSPNKHNRLYMEARPLEEGLAEAIDDGRIGPRDDPKIRSKILAEEFGWDKDLAKKIWCFGPETTGPNMVVDMCKGVQYLNEIKDSVVAGFQWASKEGALAEENMRGICFEVCDVVLHADAIHRGGGQVIPTARRVIYASQLTAKPRLLEPVYLVEIQAPEGALGGIYSVLNQKRGHVFEEIQRPGTPLYNIKAYLPVVESFGFSGQLRASTSGQAFPQCVFDHWEMMSSDPLEAGSQASQLVQDIRKRKGLKEQMTPLSDFEDKL; encoded by the exons ATG GTGAAGTTTACTGCAGAAGAGTTGCGAAGGATTATGGACTACAAGCACAACATTCGTAATATGTCCGTTATTGCCCATGTTGATCATG GTAAATCAACCCTTACAGACTCCCTTGTCGCTGCTGCTGGTATCATTGCACAAGAAACTGCTGGTGATGTCCGGATGACGGATACCCGTGCAGATGAGGCAGAGCGTGGTATCACAATTAAGTCCACTGGAATCTCTCTCTACTATGAGATGACGGATGAGTCTTTGAAGAGCTACAAGGGACTGAGAGACGGAAACGAATACCTTATCAACCTCATTGATTCCCCTGGGCACGTTGACTTTTCATCTGAGGTCACTGCTGCTCTTCGTATTACTGATGGTGCACTTGTGGTGGTGGATTGTATTGAGGGCGTGTGTGTCCAAACAGAGACCGTGCTCCGTCAGGCCTTGGGAGAAAGGATCAGGCCTGTGTTGACTGTTAACAAGATGGACAGGTGCTTCCTTGAACTCCAGGTGGATGGTGAAGAGGCTTACCAGAATTTTCAAAGGGTTATTGAGAATGCTAATGTCATCATGGCTACCTATGAAGACCCTCTGCTTGGTGATGTCCAGGTCTACCCTGAGAAAGGAACAGTTGCTTTCTCTGCTGGTTTGCACGGTTGGGCTTTTACTTTAACCAACTTTGCCAAGATGTATGCCGAAAAGTTTAAAGTTGATGAGACAAAGATGATGGAAAGGCTCTGGGGTGAGAACTTTTTTGACCCAGCAACCAAGAAGTGGACCAGCAAGAACACCGGTTCTGCTACCTGCAAGCGCGGTTTCGTTCAGTTCTGTTATGAACCCATCAAGCAGGTTATCGCTACCTGCATGAATGACCAGAAGGATAAGCTGTGGCCCATGTTGGCAAAGCTTGGAATCACCATGaagggtgatgagaaagatctgATGGGAAAGCCATTGATGAAGAGGGTCATGCAGACCTGGCTGCCAGCCAGCACTGCCCTATTGGAAATGATGATCTTTCACCTTCCTTCTCCATCAACTGCTCAAAAGTATCGTGTCGAGAATTTGTACGAGGGTCCCCTGGATGACCGATATGCAACTGCTATCAGAAACTGTGATCCGGATGGTCCTCTTATGCTCTATGTATCTAAGATGATTCCTGCATCTGACAAGGGTAGGTTCTTTGCCTTTGGCCGTGTGTTTGCTGGGAGGGTCCAAACAGGTTTGAAGGTTAGAATCATGGGACCAAACTATGTTCCCGGGGAAAAGAAGGATCTGTATGTGAAGAATGTACAGAGGACTGTTATCTGGATGGGAAAGAAACAAGAAACTGTTGAGGATGTTCCTTGTGGTAACACTGTTGCCTTGGTTGGTCTGGATCAGTTCATCACCAAGAATGCTACCTTGACAAATGAGAAGGAATCTGATGCTCACCCCATTCGTGCTATGAAGTTCTCTGTCTCACCTGTTGTGCGTGTTGCTGTTCAGTGCAAGGTTGCTTCAGATCTTCCCAAGCTTGTTGAAGGTCTCAAGCGTCTGGCAAAGTCTGATCCTATGGTTGTCTGTTCTATTGAGGAGTCTGGAGAGCACATTATTGCCGGTGCTGGTGAACTCCACCTTGAGATCTGTTTGAAGGATCTTCAGGATGATTTTATGGGTGGAGCTGAAATTGTAAAATCTGACCCTGTTGTGTCCTTTCGTGAGACTGTCCTTGAGAAGTCTGTCCGTACAGTGATGAGCAAGTCCCCCAACAAGCATAACCGTTTGTACATGGAAGCACGCCCATTGGAAGAAGGTCTTGCAGAGGCCATTGATGATGGCCGTATTGGTCCAAGGGATGATCCTAAAATTCGTTCCAAGATCTTGGCTGAGGAATTTGGTTGGGACAAGGATCTTGCTAAGAAAATCTGGTGTTTTGGCCCTGAGACCACTGGTCCTAACATGGTGGTTGACATGTGTAAGGGAGTTCAGTACCTCAATGAAATCAAGGACTCTGTTGTTGCTGGGTTCCAGTGGGCTTCAAAGGAAGGTGCATTGGCTGAAGAAAACATGAGGGGTATTTGCTTTGAAGTCTGTGATGTTGTTCTTCATGCTGATGCTATTCACAGAGGAGGTGGTCAGGTCATTCCAACTGCCAGGAGGGTTATCTATGCTTCTCAGCTGACAGCCAAGCCAAGGCTTCTTGAACCCGTATATCTTGTTGAAATTCAAGCCCCTGAGGGTGCTCTTGGAGGTATCTACAGTGTTCTCAATCAGAAGCGTGGACATGTTTTCGAAGAAATTCAGAGGCCTGGTACCCCACTGTACAACATCAAGGCATACCTGCCCGTTGTTGAATCTTTTGGGTTCTCTGGTCAGTTGAGAGCTTCCACTTCCGGACAGGCTTTCCCCCAGTGTGTGTTTGATCATTGGGAGATGATGTCTTCTGATCCGTTGGAGGCTGGTTCCCAGGCATCTCAGCTGGTTCAAGACATCCGTAAGAGGAAGGGTTTGAAGGAGCAAATGACCCCGCTTTCTGACTTTGAGGACAAGCTCTAA